From a single Cryptococcus neoformans var. neoformans B-3501A chromosome 3, whole genome shotgun sequence genomic region:
- a CDS encoding hypothetical protein (Match to ESTs gb|CF186287.1|CF186287, gb|CF186354.1|CF186354; HMMPfam hit to AhpC-TSA, AhpC/TSA family, score: 84.8, E(): 2.2e-22), which produces MTPDEDSEEREDEEDGEVLKMGDRLPSIKLEDEEGNTVDVSTLAGEKGVVFFLYPKADTPGCTNQACGYRDMFEEIAVFGYEIYGLSKDTPTAQQKWKAKKSLNYHLLSDPKSKLIKRLGAFVPPKNTKRSHFIFEKGTGNLIDIDIGVRPAEDPNNVVGFLTEKYL; this is translated from the exons atgactCCTGATGAAGATAGTGAAGAACgagaggacgaagaggatggcgaggtgttgaagatgggagATAGGCTTCCAAGCATCAagttggaggatgaggaggggaACACGGTTGATGTTTCAACATTGGCCGGTGAAAAGGGCGTTGTGTTCTTCTTGTACCCCAAG GCCGACACACCAGGATGTACTAATCAAGCATGCGGGTACAGAGACATGTTCGAAGAAATCGCAGTATTTGGTTATGAGATTTATGGACTCTCAAAAGACACTCCGACGGCACAACAAAAG TGGAAAGCCAAAAAATCTCTCAACTACCATCTTCTCAGTGATCCCAAGAGCAAACTGATCAAAAG GCTGGGTGCATTCGTTCCTCCCAAAAA CACCAAGCGTTCTCACTTCATCTTCGAGAAGGGAACGGGCAATCTCATCGACATTGATATCGGCGTCAGGCCCGCAGAAGA TCCCAACAATGTTGTCGGGTTCTTAACTGAGAAATATTTATAA
- a CDS encoding hypothetical protein (HMMPfam hit to GATase_2, Glutamine amidotransferases class-II, score: 184.1, E(): 2.8e-52), with translation MCGIIGLLLHDPLATQTTLAGTELAEGLSLLQHRGQDAAGVVTCGSGGRFYQVKANGMVRDVFDEAAVAGLKGWMGIGHARYPTAGSSAHAEAQPFYVNSPYGICFAHNGNIVNTPALRQFLDVDAHRHINTDSDSELLLNVLANNLQKTGKFRINEEDIFTAVGDLNKACIGGYACVAMIAGFGLVVFRDPNGIRPVGIATRQGARGGLDYLVASENIVAQGLGFSDWEDVKAGEAIIITREKISRRQVAEPQVFSPDIFEYVYFARPDSTIDGISVYRSRMAMGEYLAETAKKELAKAGLTVDVVIPVPDTSRVAALQLAQHLGIPYREGFIKNRYVGRTFIMPGQTQRRKNVRRKLNAMPMEFAGKVVMLVDDSIVRGTTSKEIVQMAKDVGAKKVVFASCAPPIRYSNVYGIDMPSPEELVAHNRTTEEIAKHIGVDLVIYQTLDDLVASCKQFNPSIEQFDCSVFTGEYVTGGVDDRYLEHLMKLRNDKAKAKKIQAVVEQPEGQISCSGPMNGSDSLMGLANHSPKIGPSAMPSPNDTVGLHNSWFGS, from the exons A TGTGCGGTATCATcggcctcctccttcacgATCCCCTGGCCACGCAGACCACTCTTGCCGGCACAGAGCT TGCTGAGGGTCTTTCCCTTCTGCAACACCG TGGCCAGGACGCCGCTGGTGTCGTCACTTGCGGGTCGGGTGGTCGATTCTATCAAGTAAAGGCGAATGGTATGGTCAGGGATGTGTTTGACGAGGCTGCTGTTGCCGGTCTCAAGGGCTGGATGGGTATCGGCCACG CTCGATACCCCACCGCGGGCAGTTCTGCTCATGCCGAGGCGCAGCCTTTTTATGTTAACTCTCCTTATGGAATCTGTTTTGCCCAT AACGGTAACATTGTCAACACCCCCGCCTTGAGACAGTTCCTTGACGTCGACGCTCATAGACATATCAACACTGATTCCGACTCtgagcttcttctcaacGTCCTCGCTAACAATCTTCAAAAGACTGGCAAGTTCCGTATCAATGAGGAAGACATCTTCACTGCCGTCGGTGATCTTAACAAAGCCTGTATCGGTGGCTACGCCTGTGTAGCCATGATTGCCGGCTTTGGTCTTGTGGTCTTTAGAGACCCCAACGGTATCCGCCCCGTCGGCATCGCCACCAGACAAGGTGCCCGAGGCGGACTTGATTATTTGGTCGCGAGTGAGAATATTGTTGCTCAGGGATTAGGTTTCAGCGATTGGGAGGATGTCAAGGCCGGTGaggccatcatcatcacccgCGAAAAAATCTCTCGCCGCCAAGTGGCCGAACCTCAAGTCTTCTCCCCCGACATTTTCGAGTATGTCTACTTTGCTCGACCCGACTCCACTATCGACGGTATCAGTGTCTACCGAAGCCGAATGGCCATGGGAGAGTATCTCGCTGAGACGGCCAAGAAGGAGTTGGCCAAAGCTGGTTTGACTGTAGATGTTGTGATTCCTGTGCCCGACACCTCTCGAGTTGCCGCTTTGCAACTTGCTCAACACCTTGGAATCCCTTACCGAGAAGGGTTTATTAAGAACCGTTATGTTGGTAGAACTTTTATCATGCCGGGACAGACGCAGCG ACGCAAGAACGTTCGACGAAAGCTCAATGCCATGCCCATGGAGTTTGCTGGCAAGGTTGTTATGCTTGTTGATG ACTCCATTGTTCGAGGCACCACTTCCAAGGAGATTGTGCAAATGGCCAAGGACGTAGGTGCCAAGAAGGTCGTCTTTGCTTCCTGTGCTCCTCCCATCCG TTACTCCAACGTCTATGGTATCGATATGCCTTCTCCCGAAGAGCTCGTCGCCCACAATCGAACTACCGAAGAAATTGCCAAGCACATTGGCGTCGACCTCGTCATTTACCAGACCCTTGACGATCTTGTTGCCTCGTGCAAGCAATTTAACCCTTCCATCGAACAGTTCGACTGCTCTGTCTTTACCGGCGAATACGTCACTGGTGGTGTCGATGACAGATACCTCGAACACTTGATGAAGCTGAGAAACGACAAGGCCAAGGCCAAAAAGATCCAAGCTGTTGTTGAGCAGCCAGAAGGGCAGATTAGCTGCAGCGGACCCATGAACGGATCCGACTCTCTTATGGGTTTGGCCAACCATTCTCCCAAAATCGGGCCGTCTGCTATGCCTTCTCCCAACGACACTGTCGGCCTTCATAACTCTTGGTTCGGCTCATAG
- a CDS encoding hypothetical protein (Match to EST gb|CF188201.1|CF188201; HMMPfam hit to Aminotran_3, Aminotransferase class-III, score: 418.1, E(): 1e-122), protein MPPRIAPLLSRTVRTSTRSFASTSVSMSAPVRTAAQWSDFGREHVSHGLGRVKDHVIVKGEGLNLYTADGKKLLDFTAGIGVTNLGHCHPAVSKAAAEQINNLVHLQCSIAFHQPYLELIEKLLPVMPDPSLDQFFFWNSGSEAVEAAVKLTRKATGRQNLIVFQGAYHGRTMGSGSMTRSKPIYTQSTGPLMPGVIATPYPYWHSLGVSPSTSEEELVNLAKYQLDLLFRQQTSPKDVAAIFIEPVQGEGGYVPCPPAFMKHLREVCDKHGILLVVDEVQTGFFRTGKYFAVNSIPDFRPDVLVFAKGIANGFPLSGIVSTKELMSTLDVGSLGGTYAGNPVACAAGIAAQEVYASGEIEKNVAARSEQLFTALNKLASSEKTKHLIADVRGVGLMTAIEFRSASDPLTHEGLPEGTKIPKDIGKRVQAYCLEKDLMVLTTSCFDTIRFIPALVINEEEMKRAMDIFTEAVEKVALEA, encoded by the exons ATGCCTCCTCGAATCgcccctcttctctctcgaACTGTCCGTACCTCCACCAGGTCTTtcgcctccacctccgtCAGCATGTCTGCCCCCGTCCGCACTGCAGCCCAATGGTCCGATTTTGGCCGTGAACACGTCTCTCACGGTCTTGGCCGAGTGAAGGACCATGTTATCGTCAAGGGTGAAGGCCTCAACCTTTATACCGCTGATGGTAAGAAGTTGCTCGACTTCACTGCTGGTATCGGTGTTACCAACCTTGGACA CTGCCATCCCGCGGTCTCcaaggctgctgctgagcaGATCAACAACCTCGTTCATCTTCAGTGCTCCATCGCTTTCCATCAGCCCTATCTTGAGCTTATCGAGAAGCTCCTCCCTGTTATGCCCGACCCCTCTCTTGaccagttcttcttctggaaCTCTGGTTCCGAGGCAGTTGAGGCTGCCGTCAAGCTCACCAGGAAGGCAACTGGCAGGCAGAACTTGATTGTCTTCCAGGGCGCTTATCACGGCCGAACCATGGGTTCCGGTTCCATGACCAGGTCTAAGCCCATCTACACCCAGAGCACCGGCCCTTTGATG CCCGGCGTGATCGCCACCCCCTATCCCTATTGGCACTCTCTTGGCGtttctccttctacttCCGAGGAGGAGCTTGTCAACCTCGCCAAGTACCAGCTTGACCTTCTCTTTCGTCAGCAGACCAGCCCCAAGGATGTTGCCGCCATCTTCATTGAGCCAGTCCAGGGTGAGGG TGGTTACGTTCCCTGTCCCCCTGCCTTTATGAAGCACCTTCGAGAGGTTTGCGACAAGCACGGcatccttcttgttgtCGATGAAGTTCAGACTGGTTTCTTCCGAACCGGAAAGTACTTTGCCGTCAACTCCATTCCCGATTTCCGACCCGACGTCCTTGTCTTCGCCAAGGGTATCGCCAACGGTTTCCCCCTCTCCGGTATTGTCTCCACCAAGGAGCTCATGAGTACTCTTGACGTTGGTTCTTTGGGTGGAACTTATGCCGGTAACCCCGTCGCTTGTGCCGCTGGTATTGCCGCCCAAGAAGTCTATGCCTCGGGTGAGATCGAGAAGAATGTTGCCGCTCGATCCGAGCAGCTCTTCACCGCCCTCAACAAGCTTGCCTCTTCCGAGAAGACCAAGCACCTCATTGCCGATGTTCGAGGTGTTGGTCTCATGACTGCCATTGAATTCCGTTCTGCTTCCGACCCTCTTACCCACGAAGGATTGCCCGAGGGCACCAAGATTCCCAAGGACATTGGCAAGAGGGTTCAGGCTTATTGTCTCGAGAAGGACTTGATGGTTCTTACCACTTCTTGCTTCGACACTATCAGGTTCATTCCTGCTTTGGTCATtaatgaggaggagatgaagagagcTATGGACATCTTCACCGAGGCTGTGGAGAAAGTTGCCCTCGAGGCCTAG